AAGAAGGACAATAGGAGGTGCCCACCCTGACACCTGCATGGTTGTATTATCCCAGTATGCTCCTGTCCAAATGGTTTTGTAATGGCCTGTATGTTTTGGTGAAGTCCACAAGGGTATCCCAATTGTGATATTTGGTTTTAGAATGGTGTACTTATGCTGGGTCTTATTTACGTGGACTACTACCCTCATACTGGTGCTCCTGGAGACCTACTGTCCTGCAAAGCTTAGCTTCAACCCTaataaaacacacctgaactaGCATGGTTCTTTAGAATGACTTGAAAATTACTGTCAGGTGTGAAACTTTGCAGGACAATAggtctccaggaacagggttcaTCACCCCTGCATTAGAACACAATTTGGGACAAGTCCTTTACCAAGACACTATCCTGTAAAAAAGGCACTGTCCTTTGGAAGAGATTTTGACTCTCAGAGACAATCCTTTTCACTGAGGCAGTACCCCCAAAGATAACCTTCGTACCTTATCAATGCTTAAAGAGTGCAGATTAGTAcattttttccacattatctCTGACAGTGtgtgttgtaaaaaaaaaaaaaagaaaatcccaCTTGTCTTCTTTCTCTCTGTGTAACATGTCAGTGGTTCTTTGACAGATGGCTGGCACTGAATTTGTTTGCTATGACAGGCACGTCTAGTCGAACAGGAAACAAGTTCAGATAATGATCACATTATGCAGTCTCCATTATGCACTTTGGTGAAATTTGTTTTGGTAATTCATCTGGAAAGCTATCAATGTACACCTGCTCTAATGTACAATAAATAGTTGGGTGTCTAATGATGTTGCTGCTGGTGCCATCTTGGAGTCGAGAGCTACTCAGACGACAGTTGTTCTCTAAGAAGGTAACACTCTCTTCTCGCAGTACATCCCATACCATGTCAATCCACCTTCTATTCAACACCACCAACTCTGTAACAAACAATGTTACTGATATAGCCGTGAGTACTGGTGCTGGAATGATCATAGGAGCTCTGATCCTCTGCCTTTTTTTACCTATTGGCATCTCTGGAAACCTCTTGATCATCTGGAGCATCCTGACTCGAACTCGCCACCGTTCCATCACCACCCTCCTGATTCTAAACCTAGCCTGCGCGGATGGATTCCTGATGTTTTTATTGCCctttttcattgtttatttgGTAAAACACAGCTGGATCTTTACCTTGCCACTGTGCAAGATTCTGTTGTACCTCTGCAGTACCAACATGTACGCTTCAATATTTTTGATAACGCTGATGAGTCTGCACAGGATGGTGGTTGTCGTGTGGCGGAAACATGCTGGTGTTCTGAGAGACCGGAGGGCACTCATTCGGGTGTTGGTGGGACTGTGGATTCTCGCTCTCTGTGTGTCAGTACCGAATTCGGTTTTCTGGACCACTTTCAGGAGTGAGCAAGAGCCAAAGTTTGTAGTATGTGCTtgtaaacattcacagccacgGGATGTAAGTTAAGTTTGCCtgataaatatttttcaataaatataaacaaatagtaAATAGCAACAATTAAAATGCATGTACAAGCATGAGGGAGTAACTGTTAAAGTAGCAACGCAACAAACTTAATTGTGTGACACAATAGCTCGGTTCTTTCATGTAACTTTTCATGTAACTACTGATTTTTAGTAGCGGTTGTGTTTATTTAGGATGGTTTCAAATTAATTGTACTTGTAGCCTAACAACTGAGCTTGCTGATGCAATGGACCTTGTTAGCTTCTGTGTTATAGAAAGGTAAACATAAGGCTAAATTCTATCTTTTCCTATTCAGAAGACTAAAATCAATACTAATGACACAGTAAACGTCTGCTCCAACAATAGACACACATGACtttcataaatataaaaaacaagaCTTTTAGAGAATGAATAGACAAACTCTATATCTAAAGGAAATCATGTTAAATGATTCTACACATGCTGTCATATGACCTCACTCTGATTTAGGTGATACTCCAGCACTGTTTGGAAATCCTGTTGGGTTTCTTGATACCATATGGACTGATCATAGGCAGCTACGTGTGTGTCCTACGCAGAATTCGCAAGACCCGGTTTCGTAGGCACATCCGAAGTGAGAAACTCATCCTGGTAATTGTCATCTCCTTCGGCCTGACCTGGCTGCCTTTCCACATCATGAATATGGTGGAGGTGTGTATAACAAAACCCCTTAAAGGTCCATggcttcaaaaagtttaaaaactttttaaataaatcaaattaaggCCAGTGAATCAGCAACATTTCCTTAAGAGAAATTTAAATTCCTCAATTTTCAATCTCATTGTTTTTCCTGATCAGGTGGCTGGTGCTTTTCTCCCAGAAGATTCCCCCTGCAAAAGCCAGGTGAGTAACTAAAACTaatacacctggtgttttaatcagtgtcttttgtccactttcaaccacttctatcctgatttcttcgaggggagtacactgtaaaaaaaatcccgttgtttctacggaaaaataccggcagctgtggttaccagaacaatactgtaaaaatgacatcaaaccgtaaacatacttacggagttacatgtgaattttacattttaaatatgtatatttaacattggatttcagtacactgtaaaaaaaaatcccagtaaaatttacggtaaaataacatatttcattaactgatataatgttaatttaccagcctaatgaagtactaatatctgttttgtatctttataatacactgacagtcaccaaacacagtggtgataagagtcacatgatgaatcaaagttcatcacaagcagcttttccacaagctgaggaggacaacactaatatatagaaggagcacacagtgtcatttacacacacactaaacaccatcatggtaacatgcatgaaattttaaaaatgcaataaacattaatttaacaacattagatgtaacataaaaccctaatgtacataactgattagaaaaaaatgagaaaactaagaagaaacagagttatttcaacaaaaatatatcaaatgtgaagtgtcatgcagggaattgtgggaatgtcaatttacggtttttcactgtaaattttacaatgaattgttatttttcactttcaaaaactgtgaatttaacggtattttaccgtaaaattacattaaatgtaccgttagatctattacagttattcaccgtatatagtacagaaactttctgtaaaccaattaacagtttttcaccgcagcatttttacagtcttttactgttaaaatcacggtaattttttacagtgtagatgtAGATGATCAGTATAGATGGAGAGATGAAcacatttgaccacatgagTAACTACACTACAAAAGCAATCTAATCAAATGCATCttcaactacctctggaagtggtcgaaagtggacaagctcaaaaagTTTTAGACCCGTTTtgcacctgtatttagcatcatccacttgtgatctgatcgacAAAATCGCCAGGGGTAAACAGAACCTAACGACATTCACataatgtttggaaatgtcattCTGGATCCTTTAATTGTGTTTATCTAATTTAATAACTAATTTATCCTCATCCTCACAGACTCAGTCAAATCTGGTTATCTTTCCGGGGCTTCACCTCCACTTTCACCTTCATCAGCAGCTCTATAAACCCTGTTCTTTACACTTTTGCTGGAAAGTCCTACATTAAACGTGAGGGCCTAGCCTTCATGGCACGGCTGTTTGAGAGCTCAGGGACTGAGTCCACACGAAAGATCCGGCAGAGTCAGAGCAATCAAGAGCAAGAGAAGAAAGAAGAGGTCGACCATCTCAAAGATGGAATCTGATTTCACCATTAACGCTAATGCTAGTTTTTACAATAAAGTAGAGAAATGGAAAAGGACCTCAGCATAAACTTGCAGACTGCAGTGGGCTCTCAGTTGCAAAGTTGTCTTGTTTGGGTTATTTTTGGATCAAGgcatttgcagtgtgttttatGTATTTCTGAAAGTTAGACTGAATGATGCtgtccctgctgaaaaatccagcacaAACCAGCATGAATTCCATGCTGGTCCAGGCTGTTTTATGCTGGTTAGTGCTGGTTTAGAGCTGGTTTAGCTGGTGGACCAGTATAGTAAAGCTGTTCTCAAGCAAACCGAAGCTGATGAAGCTGGTTCGCCAGCACAGTCTTGCGGGGTTAAGAGTGAGTAGACCAGTTGTCTGTatgcaataatatatatataattataattttatttcttttgcTCCCTCTTTTGAAAGTAgaactggagaaaaaaaatagttatgATTATATTATTGAGCAATGTCATTTGAAGTTTTGAATAACAAAGTAAAAATTGTCTCCAGTTCCAAAGGATCTGCACACAAATCAGTTCAAATCAGTTAAAATAGCTTGTGTACATTGCAAAACTAAAACATTTAGACAtatgaaaacaaagaaaaatgccaAATAAGCATTATCATAAGCAGTTTGTTCAATAACATGGGTTATGAGAAGTGCTCTTTCAATGCGACAGTTAATAGCAACTTGAAAATGAAAGGTCAAAATTTAAATTAGCTGTTTTTAAAGACTTTCATACTCAATTGGGAACTCACGTGTCAAAATCCGGCTATTAGTCACTGATTCCAAAAAAATTACATAGTAAAaggtgtcagtgcagtcaagaACATGAAACTTTGTAGACAATAGTGATAGCAAGTACTTTCAACAATTGCTGAAAGACAGTTAATTCAATCAAAGTCAAGAGCCAAGTAAGGCCCAACTGAAGGGAACCCTAATTATCATAATGGGGACAGACATAAAGCCAGATGTTTTTGGAGTTGCAATGATTTTATTTGCAGTTGATTAAATataaaggcctgtacacaccgggacgaatatcgcgcgCGATTATTGCCGACGTTTAATGCCTCATGACTAAACAAAGGgtgccaatgtgagtgtgcacaccgacgcgaAAAACGCAAGGCGTAAAagcatcattttttaaaaaaacctcAGGTtcgtttttttggggggttgacgcgccgcgttaaaaactggcAGACCAATGAGAGTGGCGCTTTTGTTCATGTGCCTGGagatgctgaagttacagtaaaacacgacttggtggcgctcaaaCACAAAAAATGTCTCGAAAAACGCTGGCGATAAACGTGTGTGATATTCGGCCCGTTGTATACAggccttaaaggtcccgttcttcgtg
This genomic stretch from Megalobrama amblycephala isolate DHTTF-2021 linkage group LG2, ASM1881202v1, whole genome shotgun sequence harbors:
- the LOC125262668 gene encoding leukotriene B4 receptor 1, yielding MMLLLVPSWSRELLRRQLFSKKVTLSSRSTSHTMSIHLLFNTTNSVTNNVTDIAVSTGAGMIIGALILCLFLPIGISGNLLIIWSILTRTRHRSITTLLILNLACADGFLMFLLPFFIVYLVKHSWIFTLPLCKILLYLCSTNMYASIFLITLMSLHRMVVVVWRKHAGVLRDRRALIRVLVGLWILALCVSVPNSVFWTTFRSEQEPKFVVCACKHSQPRDVSVILQHCLEILLGFLIPYGLIIGSYVCVLRRIRKTRFRRHIRSEKLILVIVISFGLTWLPFHIMNMVEVAGAFLPEDPHPHRLSQIWLSFRGFTSTFTFISSSINPVLYTFAGKSYIKREGLAFMARLFESSGTESTRKIRQSQSNQEQEKKEEVDHLKDGI